One genomic window of Streptomonospora nanhaiensis includes the following:
- the rsmG gene encoding 16S rRNA (guanine(527)-N(7))-methyltransferase RsmG, with protein sequence MASGADRSVAPPEHAPALFGDSLPRVERYAEVLAAAGVERGLIGPREVPRLWERHIMNCAVVEELIPEGATVVDIGSGAGLPGVVLALIRPDLSVTLLEPLLRRTVFLRECIDLLELTNVEVRRARAEEVRSQVRADIVTARAVAPLTRLAGWALPLLGKGGSLLALKGEQAEAELEEARGDLSAQRPCVADVIRVGRGKVEPATTVVRVTVTSEGDHSHASRSRRSAGGGRRKRGRKR encoded by the coding sequence ATGGCCTCGGGTGCTGACCGGAGTGTGGCACCGCCCGAGCACGCACCGGCGCTGTTCGGGGACTCCCTTCCGCGCGTGGAGCGCTATGCCGAGGTGCTGGCGGCCGCGGGCGTGGAGCGCGGGCTGATCGGCCCCCGCGAGGTCCCCCGACTGTGGGAGCGGCACATCATGAACTGCGCCGTGGTGGAGGAGTTGATCCCCGAGGGCGCCACCGTGGTGGACATCGGCTCCGGTGCCGGGCTGCCCGGAGTGGTACTGGCGCTCATCCGCCCCGACCTGTCGGTGACCCTGCTGGAGCCGCTGCTGCGGCGCACCGTGTTCCTGCGGGAGTGCATCGATCTACTGGAGTTGACCAACGTCGAGGTGCGGCGCGCGCGGGCCGAGGAGGTGCGGTCGCAGGTGCGGGCCGACATCGTGACGGCGCGCGCGGTGGCGCCGCTGACCCGGCTGGCGGGATGGGCGCTGCCGCTGCTCGGCAAGGGCGGCAGTCTCCTGGCGCTCAAGGGGGAGCAGGCCGAGGCCGAACTCGAAGAGGCCCGTGGGGATTTGTCGGCACAACGGCCTTGCGTTGCTGATGTGATCCGGGTCGGGCGCGGTAAAGTCGAACCCGCTACCACGGTTGTTCGCGTGACCGTCACATCCGAGGGCGACCATTCTCATGCATCCCGATCGCGCCGCTCTGCGGGTGGTGGCCGAAGAAAACGCGGACGGAAGAGGTGA
- a CDS encoding Jag family protein — MADAPPPEDDEAAEPVIDIEALEREGDIAADYIEGLLDIADFDGDIDMDVEGDRALVSVVGATLDELIGEKGEVLEALQELTRLAVHRTTGNRSRLMLDIGGYRDSRRKALSRLGAEAVDEVKRTGEVKPLSPMTPFERKVVHDAVAAAGLRSESEGEEPNRYVVVYPAD, encoded by the coding sequence GTGGCGGACGCCCCCCCGCCGGAGGACGACGAGGCCGCCGAGCCGGTCATCGACATCGAGGCCCTGGAGCGCGAAGGCGACATCGCCGCCGACTACATCGAGGGTCTGCTCGACATCGCCGACTTCGACGGCGACATCGACATGGACGTCGAGGGCGACCGCGCTCTCGTGTCCGTCGTGGGCGCCACCCTTGACGAACTCATCGGCGAGAAGGGCGAGGTGTTGGAGGCCCTGCAGGAGCTGACGCGCCTCGCGGTGCACCGCACCACCGGCAACCGCAGCCGGCTGATGCTCGACATCGGCGGCTACCGCGACTCCCGGCGCAAGGCGCTCAGTCGGCTGGGTGCCGAGGCGGTCGACGAGGTCAAGCGCACCGGCGAGGTAAAGCCGCTGTCGCCGATGACCCCGTTCGAACGCAAGGTCGTGCACGACGCTGTCGCCGCCGCCGGGCTGCGCAGCGAGTCCGAGGGCGAGGAGCCCAACCGCTACGTGGTGGTCTACCCCGCCGACTGA
- the yidC gene encoding membrane protein insertase YidC: MLDPLYNAVGWVLIQIHSGLTAVGLDPDSGWAWGLSIVLLTVLMRLIMVPLFVKQMQTQRKIQEMQPQLLKVRERYKNDKQRLQQEQMKLYQESGTNPLMGCLPLLLQMPVFFALFSVLRSVAQGQAQYGFTPELVVSAQNAAIFHAPLAAQFLMSEQEFASYNADPLLARVVIAIACIIMGTTTFLTMRQSMKRSAGTLAPDNPMAQSQRIMMYLAPAFGLFGLGMPIGVLIYWVTSNVWTMGQQHFIYRNQPAPGEEGASKQASPNGSAKGLLGKRKESAPEPVEQPKIERKQPKKQTRAKRSGGSPRK, from the coding sequence GTGCTGGACCCGCTATACAACGCCGTCGGCTGGGTGCTGATCCAGATCCACTCGGGGCTGACTGCCGTCGGACTCGATCCCGACAGCGGTTGGGCCTGGGGTCTGTCGATCGTGCTCCTGACCGTGCTGATGCGGCTGATCATGGTGCCGCTGTTCGTCAAGCAGATGCAGACGCAGCGCAAGATCCAGGAGATGCAGCCGCAGCTGCTCAAGGTGCGGGAGCGCTACAAGAACGACAAGCAGCGCCTCCAGCAGGAGCAGATGAAGCTCTACCAGGAGAGCGGCACCAACCCCCTGATGGGCTGCCTTCCGCTGCTGCTGCAGATGCCGGTCTTCTTCGCGCTGTTCAGCGTGCTGCGCAGTGTCGCCCAGGGCCAGGCGCAGTACGGGTTCACCCCCGAGCTGGTCGTGAGCGCGCAGAACGCCGCGATCTTCCACGCGCCGCTGGCGGCGCAGTTCCTGATGAGCGAGCAGGAGTTCGCCAGCTACAACGCCGACCCCCTGCTGGCCCGCGTCGTCATCGCCATCGCCTGCATCATCATGGGCACCACGACCTTCCTGACGATGCGCCAGAGCATGAAGCGCAGCGCCGGCACGCTGGCCCCCGACAACCCCATGGCGCAGTCGCAGCGGATCATGATGTACCTGGCGCCCGCCTTCGGCCTCTTCGGCCTGGGCATGCCCATCGGCGTGTTGATCTACTGGGTCACCTCGAACGTGTGGACCATGGGGCAGCAGCACTTCATCTACCGCAACCAGCCGGCTCCCGGCGAGGAGGGGGCGAGCAAGCAGGCGTCCCCCAACGGCTCGGCCAAGGGGCTTCTGGGCAAGCGCAAGGAGAGCGCGCCAGAACCGGTTGAACAGCCTAAGATCGAGCGTAAGCAGCCGAAGAAGCAGACGCGGGCGAAGCGATCCGGCGGAAGCCCGCGCAAGTAG
- the yidD gene encoding membrane protein insertion efficiency factor YidD gives MTDDRPSLAARALVVPIRGYQRFISPALPPVCRYYPSCSAYAVEALRVHGALKGSWLAVRRIARCHPFTPGGLDPVPPRKGAADRDASTPGPGTAPGPLEQ, from the coding sequence ATGACTGACGACAGACCGAGCCTCGCGGCGCGGGCGCTGGTGGTGCCCATCCGCGGCTATCAGCGGTTCATCAGCCCCGCCCTGCCTCCTGTCTGCCGTTACTACCCCTCCTGCAGCGCCTACGCCGTTGAGGCGCTGCGGGTGCACGGTGCGCTCAAGGGGTCGTGGCTGGCGGTCCGGCGGATCGCTCGGTGCCACCCGTTCACGCCCGGCGGGCTGGACCCCGTTCCTCCGCGCAAGGGCGCCGCCGACCGCGACGCCTCCACGCCCGGCCCGGGGACCGCACCGGGACCACTGGAGCAGTAG